A genomic region of Oryza glaberrima chromosome 1, OglaRS2, whole genome shotgun sequence contains the following coding sequences:
- the LOC127764790 gene encoding protein IQ-DOMAIN 25-like, with amino-acid sequence MGRIIRWLKKLLTGRKEAHKGLKENHAVSDGAEKEKSRWSFAKHRRSGVDSGRRPSEAALAAVAAVAVEPSEVRRPCHCGEVENAIARREKAAMVIQKAYRGYLARKALRALRSLVKLQALVRGYLVRKQAATTLHRLQALMRLQASSRAATRASYRKSMEQERISVEETRLKTTTPGHRRRLSDSADSNYERSPRIVEMDTCHRRSRSSRIAIRHSRDHSSDCLTPAPMPPAPLSCSSPISIKQPPRLSIHRSQHHERDTRHAKTAHNTPRLGAPPYGSSPANKSVDGMARARLSHRDALGSPRYMAGTASSAARTRCQSAPRQRQAAEAPARSRRSCSRTTQDSGFCFECSEDSRPGYSEELSDEAARDYYLDRMW; translated from the exons ATGGGTCGTATCATTAGATGGCTCAAGAAGCTACTGACTGGCCGGAAGGAAGCACACAAAGGCCTCAAGGAGAACCACGCCGTGAGCGACGgggcggagaaggagaagagcagGTGGAGCTTCGCGAAGCACAGGAGGAGTGGGGTAGACAGCGGCAGGCGGCCATCGGAGGCCGCCttagccgccgtcgccgcagtaGCAGTAGAGCCTTCGGAAGTGAGGCGGCCGTGCCATTGTGGCGAGGTGGAAAATGCCATAGCTCGGCGGGAGAAGGCGGCCATGGTGATCCAGAAAGCTTACAGAGGCTACCTG GCTAGGAAAGCGCTTCGCGCTCTCAGGTCTCTCGTCAAGCTGCAGGCTCTGGTCCGTGGCTACCTCGTGAGGAAGCAGGCTGCCACGACTCTGCACAGGCTGCAGGCGCTCATGCGGCTGCAggcctcctcccgcgccgccacgAGAGCTTCCTACCGGAAATCCATGGAGCAG GAGAGGATCTCTGTGGAGGAGACCCggttgaagacgacgacgccggggcACCGCCGGAGGCTCTCCGACAGCGCGGACTCCAACTACGAGCGCAGCCCGCGGATCGTCGAGATGGACACGTGCCACCGCCGCTCTCGGTCCTCCCGGATAGCCATCCGGCACTCCCGCGATCACTCGTCGGACTGCCTCACCCCAGCGCccatgccgccggcgccgctgtcgTGCTCGTCGCCGATCTCCATCAAGCAGCCCCCACGCCTGTCGATCCATCGGAGCCAGCACCACGAGCGCGACACCCGGCACGCCAAGACGGCGCACAACACCCCGCGCCTCGGCGCCCCGCCGTACGGCAGCTCGCCCGCCAACAAGAGCGTCGACGGCATGGCGAGGGCGCGACTCTCGCACCGGGACGCGCTCGGCAGCCCGCGCTACATGGCCGGCACGGCCTCGTCAGCGGCGAGGACGCGGTGCCAGAGCGCGCCCAGGCAGCGACAGGCCGCCGAGGCGCCAGCGAGGTCGAGGAGATCGTGCTCGCGGACGACGCAGGACAGCGGCTTCTGCTTCGAGTGCTCCGAGGACTCCCGCCCCGGCTACTCCGAGGAGCTCAGCGACGAGGCGGCCAGAGATTACTACTTGGACAGAATGTGGTGA
- the LOC127765948 gene encoding probable pectinesterase 53 has product MAVAPVRLVACIVALAAVAPGGVAGHTRGVRPGRAAGKQQPSFPENATRVEAIERQFMEWVRYMGGLEHSTVHHALARAFPSYSLVVDKNPAFGDFTTIQAAVDSLPIINLVRVVIKVNAGTYTEKVNISPMRAFITLEGAGADKTIVQWGDTADSPSGRAGRPLGTYSSASFAVNAQYFLARNITFKNTSPVPKPGASGKQAVALRVSADNAAFVGCRFLGAQDTLYDHSGRHYYKECYIEGSVDFIFGNALSLFEDCHVHAIARDYGALTAQNRQSMLEDTGFSFVNCRVTGSGALYLGRAWGTFSRVVFAYTYMDDIIIPRGWYNWGDPNRELTVFYGQYKCTGPGASFSGRVSWSRELTDEEAKPFISLTFIDGTEWVRL; this is encoded by the exons ATGGCCGTGGCGCCCGTCCGGCTCGTGGCGTGCATTGTCGCCCTGGCCGCCGTGGCGCCGGGCGGAGTGGCGGGGCACACACGGGGCGTGCGGCCAGGGAGGGCGGCGGGGAAGCAGCAGCCGTCGTTCCCGGAGAACGCGACGCGGGTGGAGGCGATCGAGCGGCAGTTCATGGAGTGGGTACGGTACATGGGCGGGCTGGAGCACAGCACGGTCCACCACGCGCTCGCCCGGGCGTTCCCCTCCTACTCGCTCGTCGTCGACAAGAACCCGGCGTTCGGCGACTTCACCACCATCCAGGCCGCCGTCGACTCGCTCCCGATCATCAACCTCGTCCGCGTCGTCATCAAGGTCAACGCCGGCACCTACAC GGAGAAGGTGAACATATCGCCGATGCGCGCGTTCATCACCCtcgagggcgccggcgccgacaagACGATCGTGCAGTGGGGTGACACGGCGGACAGTCCATCCGGCCGGGCGGGACGGCCGCTCGGCACATACAGCTCCGCGTCGTTCGCCGTGAACGCGCAGTACTTCCTCGCCAGGAACATCACTTTCAAG AACACGTCGCCGGTGCCGAAGCCGGGGGCGTCGGGGAagcaggcggtggcgctgcgGGTGTCGGCGGACAACGCGGCGTTCGTGGGGTGCAGGTTCCTGGGCGCGCAGGACACGCTGTACGATCACTCGGGCCGGCACTACTACAAGGAATGCTACATCGAAGGCTCCGTGGATTTCATCTTTGGCAATGCGCTTTCTCTGTTTGAG GATTGCCACGTGCATGCGATCGCGCGGGACTACGGCGCGCTGACAGCGCAGAACCGGCAGAGCATGCTGGAGGACACGGGGTTCTCGTTCGTCAACTGCCGGGTGACGGGATCCGGCGCGCTCTACCTCGGCCGCGCCTGGGGCACCTTCTCCCGCGTCGTCTTCGCCTACACCTACATGGACGACATCATCATCCCCCGTGGCTGGTACAACTGGGGCGACCCCAACCGCGAGCT GACGGTGTTCTACGGGCAGTACAAGTGCACGGGCCCCGGCGCGAGCTTCTCCGGCAGGGTGTCGTGGTCACGCGAGCTCACCGACGAGGAGGCCAAGCCCTTCATCTCGCTCACCTTCATCGACGGCACGGAATGGGTCAGGTTGTGA
- the LOC127775748 gene encoding probable glutamate carboxypeptidase LAMP1, with product MPPPPEDDGSSSARTPLIPPTPPPPGRAVARLHPLPLLVAAAFAASYHLLVAPAPSYYRSLFLSLGSNDTAAAHLHALTLRPHLAGTEANARAAEHVVSALSSLSFPTRVVPYSVLLAYPVHRSLSLSAPGHATTPFALVQDTYPGDPYAAVSAEAVPTFLAYAASGSVAAEAVYANYGRPEDFAYLAARGVDVTGKVVLARYGKVYRGDIVINARKAGAAAAVIYTDAKDYAAGEAFPDGPWMPPTGVQVGSTFKGVGDPTTPMWTSSEGCERVSIPEAMATDDMPGIPALPVSGRDGEAILQLIGGDVAPKDWQGGDGSPVYRLGPGPAVLNLTYIGNETMATIQNVISVIEGKEEPERYIILGNHRDAWTFGAVDPNSGTAALLELAQRFSELQKKGWRPRRTIILCNWDAEEYGLVGSTEWVEENRAMLTSRTVAYLNVDSAVYGAGFYASATPQLDELLKEASKQVQNPDNETQSLYDLWMASDSSSMIKIGRLGGGGSDYSAFVQHVGIPSIDISMGSEYAVYHSLYDDFVWMEKFGDPLFRRHVAVASMWGLVALRLSDEEILPFNYSTYAVELEKGAIDINKRLLGVPVSSSPLQKSIAEFKRAALQMDSEMKALQTRKVWNPWRNNPLKVRDLNERLMMTERAFTDREGLSGRPWYKHLIYAPSLHDDYGAQVYPGVDDAIQMAERTNTSESWRSVQHEIYRIARVINQASLVLSGGLT from the exons atgccgccgccgcccgaagaCGACGGGTCCTCCTCCGCGCGGACGCCGCTCATACCCcccacacctcctcctcccggccgagcggtggcgcggctccaCCCTCTCCCGCTCCTCGTTGCGGCGGCCTTCGCCGCATCGTACCACCTCCTCGTCGCGCCCGCGCCGTCGTACTACCGCtcgctcttcctctccctcggaTCCAACGACACCGcggcagcccacctccacgcGCTCACCCTCCGCCCCCACCTCGCGGGCACCGAGGCCAacgcccgcgccgccgagcACGTCGTCTCCgcgctctcctccctctccttccccacCCGCGTCGTGCCCTACTCCGTCCTCCTCGCCTACCCGGTCCaccgctccctctccctctcggcgcCAGGCCACGCCACCACCCCCTTTGCGCTGGTGCAGGACACATACCCCGGTGATCCCTATGCCGCGGTCTCCGCGGAGGCCGTCCCCACCTTCCTCGCCTACGCCGCGTCCGGCTCGGTCGCCGCCGAGGCCGTCTACGCTAACTACGGCCGCCCGGAGGATTTCGCCTacctcgccgcccgcggcgTAGACGTCACCGGGAAGGTCGTCCTCGCGCGCTACGGCAAGGTGTACCGCGGCGACATCGTGATAAACGCCCGGAaagctggcgcggcggcggcggtcataTACACCGATGCCAAGGACTACGCGGCGGGGGAGGCCTTCCCGGATGGTCCATGGATGCCGCCCACCGGTGTGCAGGTCGGGAGCACGTTCAAGGGGGTGGGGGATCCCACGACGCCGATGTGGACGTCGTCGGAAGGGTGCGAGCGCGTGAGCATCCCGGAGGCGATGGCCACCGACGACATGCCGGGGATACCGGCGCTGCCTGTGTCGGGAAGAGATGGGGAGGCTATACTACAGCTTATCGGCGGTGATGTCGCGCCCAAGGATTGGCAAGGCGGAGATGGCTCGCCGGTTTACCGGCTCGGGCCCGGGCCGGCGGTGCTCAATCTCACCTACATT GGGAACGAGACAATGGCTACTATTCAGAATGTCATCTCAGTGATCGAAGGGAAAGAAGAACCTGAACG CTATATAATCCTTGGTAATCATCGTGATGCATGGACTTTTGGGGCAGTTGATCCGAACAGTGGAACAGCAGCCTTGCTTGAG TTAGCTCAAAGGTTCTCTGAGCTACAAAAGAAGGGTTGGAGGCCTCGACGGACCATCATCTTGTGTAACTGGGACGCCGAAGAGTATGGACTg GTTGGATCCACTGAATGGGTTGAAGAGAACAGGGCTATGCTAACTTCAAGAACTGTTGCTTACCTGAATGTTGATTCTGCAGTGTATGGTGCAGGGTTTTATGCATCAGCTACTCCTCAACTTGATGAGTTGCTTAAGGAGGCGAGTAAACAG GTTCAAAATCCAGATAATGAGACACAGAGTCTGTATGACTTATGGATGGCTTCTGATAGTTCTTCCATG ATTAAGATTGGAAGATTAGGAGGTGGAGGATCAGATTATTCTGCCTTTGTTCAACACGTTGGTATCCCTTCAATTGACATTTCTATGGGATCAG AATATGCGGTCTACCATAGCTTGTATGATGACTTTGTGTGGATGGAGAAGTTCGGAGATCCCTTGTTCCGCAGGCACGTCGCAG TGGCAAGCATGTGGGGGCTTGTCGCCCTGAGGCTTTCCGATGAGGAGATCCTACCCTTCAACTACAGCACTTATGCTGTAGAGCTTGAG AAGGGTGCAATCGATATAAATAAGAGATTGCTGGGAGTGCCTGTCAGCTCATCTCCCCTGCAAAAGTCAATCGCCGAGTTCAAAAGGGCAGCTCTACAAATGGATTCTGAAATGAAG GCCTTACAGACAAGGAAAGTTTGGAACCCCTGGAGAAACAATCCCCTGAAGGTCAGAGATCTCAATGAGCGGTTGATGATGACGGAGCGAGCATTCACCGATCGAGAAGGACTATCTGGGAGGCCATGGTACAAACACCTG ATTTATGCACCATCACTGCATGATGATTACGGAGCGCAGGTGTATCCAGGTGTTGATGATGCCATTCAGATGGCAGAGAGGACGAATACGTCCGAATCCTGGCGATCTGTGCAGCATGAGATTTACAGGATTGCTAGGGTCATCAACCAGGCCTCGCTAGTCCTAAGTGGAGGGTTAACATAA
- the LOC127775759 gene encoding tryptophan--tRNA ligase, chloroplastic/mitochondrial, whose translation MSRTLLSHILHRPPPLLASRGGGRGGALPSRLRTLRLNCSVAEATASGDEAPAPPARKKRVVSGVQPTGLVHLGNYLGAIKNWVSLQDLYETLFFIVDLHAITLPYEAPQLSKATRSTAAIYLACGIDSSKASIFVQSHVRAHVELMWLLSSSTPIGWLNRMIQFKEKSRKAGDENVGVALLTYPVLMASDILLYQSDLVPVGEDQTQHLELTREIAERVNNLYGGRKWKKMGGRGGSLFKVPEALIPPAGARVMSLTNGLSKMSKSAPSDQSRINLLDPKDVIMNKIKRCKTDSFPGLEFDNPERPECNNLLSIYQIITGKTKEEVIRECENMNWGSFKTTLTDALIDHLQPIQVRYEEIMSDPGYLDGVLLEGSGKAAEIADITLNNVYQAMGFLRR comes from the exons ATGAGCCGCACGCTCCTCTCCCACATcctccaccgcccgccgccgctcctcgc GTCGAGGGGTGGTGGGCGAGGAGGAGCGCTCCCGTCCCGCCTCCGCACTCTCCGACTCAACTGCAGCGTGGCTGAAGCGACTGCCTCCGGCGACGAGGCGCCTGCTCCTCCGGCTAGGAA GAAAAGAGTAGTTTCTGGTGTACAGCCAACAGGATTGGTACACCTTGGAAATTATCTTGGTGCTATTAAGAATTGGGTTTCACTTCAG GATCTATACGAGACATTATTTTTCATTGTGGACTTGCATGCG ATTACGTTACCATATGAAGCACCACAGTTGTCAAAAGCAACAAGAAGCACTGCTGCAATATATCTGGCTTGTGGCATTGACAGTTCAAAG GCTTCTATATTTGTACAGTCTCATGTTCGTGCTCATGTTGAGTTGATGTGGCTTCTGAGTTCTTCTACTCCTATTGGTTGGCTCAACAGAATGATCCAATTCAAAGAGAAGTCACGCAAGGCG GGTGATGAAAATGTTGGAGTGGCACTTTTGACTTATCCTGTTTTAATGGCTTCTGACATTCTCCTGTACCAG TCCGATCTGGTGCCTGTTGGTGAAGATCAGACACAACATTTGGAATTGACTCGCGAAATCGCTGAGCGTGTAAATAATCTATACGGTGGAAGGAAATGGAAGAAAATGGGAGG GAGAGGTGGTTCACTATTTAAG GTTCCTGAAGCCCTTATACCTCCAGCAGGGGCTCGTGTTATGTCCTTAACCAACGGTCTCTCCAAG ATGTCGAAGTCTGCTCCTTCAGATCAGTCTCGTATTAACCTTCTTGATCCAAAAGAT GTTATCATGAATAAGATTAAGCGCTGCAAAACTGACTCGTTCCCAGG CTTGGAATTTGACAACCCAGAGAGGCCTGAATGCAACAATCTTCTCTCGATCTACCAGATTATTACAGGGAAAACTAAAGAG GAAGTTATCAGAGAATGCGAAAATATGAACTGGGGGTCGTTCAAAACAACTCTTACAGATGCATTGATTGATCATCTGCAACCTATCCAG GTCCGCTACGAGGAGATAATGTCTGATCCTGGTTATTTGGATGGTGTTCTCTTAGAAGGATCAGGAAAAGCTGCTGAGATAGCAGACATCACCCTCAACAACGTATACCAAGCCATGGGTTTCTTGCGCAGATAG
- the LOC127776919 gene encoding NADP-dependent malic enzyme-like: MAGRGEGNGAATMAGVATGGVEDAYGEDRATEDQPITPWAVCVASGHSLLRDPRHNKGLSFTEKERDAHYLRGLLPPVVLSQELQEKRLLQNVRQFQVPLQRYMALMDLQERNERLFYKLLIDNVEELLPVVYTPTVGEACQKYGSIFRRPQGLYISLKEKGRILELLRNWPEKSIQVIVVTDGERILGLGDLGCQGMGIPVGKLALYTALGGVRPSACLPITIDVGTNNEDLLKDEFYIGLRQKRATGQEYSDLLDEFMAAIKQNYGQKVLVQFEDFANYNAFTLLEKYRANNLVFNDDIQGTAAVVLAGLIAAQKFVSGTLADHTFLFFGAGEAGTGIAELVALEISNQSKVPVEDARKKIWLLDSKGLIVSSRKDSLQPFKKRYAHEHEPVKDLLDAVKVIKPTALIGSAGVGQSFTKEVIEAMSSINERPIILALSNPTSQSECTAEQAYSWSKGRAIFGSGSPFDPVKYNDKLFVPAQANNAYIFPGFGLGVVISGAIRVKDEMILAAAEGLADQVTPEHVDKGLIYPPFSCIRKISANIAARVAAKAYDLGLASHLPRPKDLVKYAESCMYSPIYRSYR, translated from the exons ATGGCGGGGCGAGGAGAGGGGAACGGCGCTGCGACGATGGCGGGGGTGGCCACCGGTGGCGTGGAGGACGCCTACGGCGAGGACCGCGCCACCGAGGACCAGCCCATCACGCCGTGGGCCGTCTGCGTCGCCAG CGGGCACTCTCTGCTGAGGGATCCACGGCACAACAAGGGGCTATCATTCACGGAGAAAGAGCGAGACGCCCACTACCTGCGGGGTTTGCTGCCTCCAGTCGTGCTCTCCCAAGAACTTCAG GAGAAGAGGCTTCTGCAAAATGTGCGGCAGTTTCAGGTTCCTCTGCAACGTTACATGGCTCTGATGGACCTTCAG GAGAGGAATGAGAGGCTTTTCTACAAGCTCCTGATCGACAACGTTGAGGAATTGCTCCCCGTTGTGTACACGCCGACGGTGGGCGAGGCTTGCCAGAAGTACGGGTCAATCTTTAGACGACCACAGGGTCTGTACATCAGTCTTAAAGAGAA GGGGAGAATATTGGAGTTACTGAGGAACTGGCCAGAGAAGAGCATTCAGGTTATTGTTGTTACTGATGGTGAGCGCATTTTAGGTCTCGGGGATCTTGGTTGCCAG GGTATGGGAATCCCTGTGGGAAAGCTTGCACTATACACAGCCCTTGGAGGTGTCCGGCCTTCTGCT TGCTTACCTATCACCATTGATGTGGGAACAAACAATGAGGATTTACTGAAGGACGAGTTCTACATTGGATTAAGACAAAAACGAGCCACTGGCCAG GAATATAGTGATCTTCTGGATGAATTCATGGCTGCTATTAAGCAGAACTATGGACAGAAGGTGCTAGTCCAG TTTGAAGACTTCGCAAATTACAATGCATTTACCCTTCTTGAGAAGTACCGTGCAAACAATCTTGTCTTCAATGATGATATTCAG GGAACGGCTGCTGTAGTGCTTGCAGGCCTCATTGCTGCTCAGAAATTTGTCAGTGGGACTTTAGCTGATCACACATTCTTATTCTTTGGCGCAGGAGAG GCTGGTACAGGCATTGCTGAACTAGTTGCTCTCGAGATATCAAATCAG tcCAAAGTTCCAGTGGAAGATGCTCGCAAAAAGATCTGGCTACTTGATTCAAAG GGGTTGATTGTCAGTTCACGTAAAGATTCTCTTCAGCCCTTTAAGAAGCGATATGCCCATGAGCATGAACCAGTCAAAGATCTACTGGATGCTGTTAAG GTTATCAAACCGACTGCATTGATAGGTTCAGCTGGTGTGGGTCAAAGTTTCACAAAAGAGGTGATTGAGGCTATGAGTTCAATTAATGAG AGACCAATCATCCTCGCACTATCCAATCCAACATCACAATCTGAATGTACTGCTGAACAGGCATATTCATGGAGTAAG GGCCGTGCAATATTTGGGAGTGGAAGTCCATTTGATCCAGTTAAATACAATGACAAGCTTTTCGTGCCTGCACAG GCaaacaatgcatatatattcCCAGGATTTGGCCTAGGCGTAGTGATTTCAGGAGCGATAAGGGTGAAAGATGAAATGATCCTTGCTGCTG CTGAAGGCTTAGCTGACCAGGTGACCCCAGAGCATGTTGACAAAGGCCTTATTTATCCACCCTTTTCCTGCATCAGGAAGATATCAGCCAACATCGCAGCCCGCGTTGCTGCAAAAGCCTATGAccttg GATTGGCTAGCCATCTCCCTCGCCCAAAAGACTTGGTGAAGTACGCTGAGAGCTGCATGTACAGCCCCATTTACCGTTCTTATAGATGA